Proteins encoded within one genomic window of Salipaludibacillus agaradhaerens:
- the rpsQ gene encoding 30S ribosomal protein S17 yields the protein MEERNNRKSYVGRVTSDKMDKTITVVVETYKKAPLYGKRVKYSKKFKAHDENNSAKAGDIVRIMETKPLSKDKRFRLVEIVEEAVIV from the coding sequence ATGGAAGAACGTAACAACCGTAAGAGTTATGTCGGCCGTGTCACTTCTGACAAAATGGATAAAACCATTACTGTCGTCGTTGAGACTTATAAAAAGGCGCCACTCTATGGAAAGCGTGTTAAATACTCTAAAAAGTTTAAAGCACATGATGAGAACAACTCAGCAAAAGCAGGCGATATCGTACGTATCATGGAAACAAAGCCGTTATCCAAAGATAAGCGTTTCCGCCTTGTAGAGATCGTTGAGGAAGCTGTCATCGTTTAA